In Mycobacterium stomatepiae, the following are encoded in one genomic region:
- a CDS encoding sigma-70 family RNA polymerase sigma factor: MTGLPQLSSDLDQLLREVARGDTQAFAAVYDLTKSRVFGLVIRVLRDAGYSEETTQEIYLEVWRSASEYDSARGSALSWLLTMAHRRAIDRVRSEEAGSRRESRYGAANVDTDHDVVADSAIAGDEQRRVADCLGSLTDAQRQCIELAYYGGLTYTEVSQRLAANLSTIKSRIRDALRGLRNCLDVP, from the coding sequence ATGACCGGATTGCCGCAGCTGAGCAGCGACCTGGATCAGTTGCTGCGCGAGGTCGCGCGTGGCGACACCCAGGCTTTCGCCGCCGTCTACGACCTGACCAAGAGCCGGGTGTTCGGGCTGGTGATCCGGGTGCTGCGCGACGCCGGCTACAGCGAGGAAACCACCCAGGAGATCTATCTCGAGGTGTGGCGCTCGGCGTCCGAATACGACTCGGCTCGAGGCTCGGCCCTGTCCTGGCTGCTGACCATGGCGCATCGGCGCGCCATCGACCGGGTGCGCTCCGAGGAAGCCGGCAGCCGCCGCGAGTCGCGCTACGGTGCGGCCAATGTGGACACCGACCACGATGTGGTCGCCGACTCGGCGATCGCCGGTGACGAGCAGCGCCGGGTGGCCGACTGTCTGGGATCGCTGACCGACGCCCAGCGGCAGTGCATCGAGCTCGCCTACTACGGCGGACTGACCTATACCGAGGTGTCGCAGCGGCTGGCCGCCAACCTGTCGACGATCAAATCCCGCATTCGCGACGCGCTGCGCGGGCTGCGTAACTGCCTGGACGTGCCATGA
- a CDS encoding cytochrome c biogenesis protein DipZ: MNTIALIGLLGGLITGISPCILPVLPVIFLSSMDGGTKASSRGLNPAMRPYLVIAGLVCSFSLATLIGSALLSALHLPQDAIRWTALVVLTLIGLGLIFPPLQHLIERPFAALPQRQKGSSTDGFGLGLTLGALYVPCAGPVLAAIVVAGGTTSLGPATFVLTATFALGNAIPLLAFALAGRQVSQRVTAFRRRQRLIQIVGGVMMIVLAVALVFNLPAMLQRAVPDYTTAMQNRLGANDIQRSLITSRPAGPTTGSVLELNQGNSSSSGLPTNCTDGATELQECGQAPAITGITEWLNTPDGKPLDPAALRGKVVLIDFWAYSCINCQRAIPHVVDWYNRYRDSGLVVVGVHTPEYAFERVAGNVASGAAGLHIDYPIALDNDYATWNAFNNMYWPAEYLIDAKGTLRHTKFGEGDYNDTEKLIRQLLVDANPNAALAAPVNGADTTPKTNLTPETYLAPDKATTYGGDGSYQAGSTGFNFPAQLANDKFALRGRWTLDDQGITAESDDDAIRLNYTAKNVFVVVGGTGTITTTRDGKTTTTPIGGVPTLHEIVSDGGAHRDQLDLQVSKGLQVFSFTFG, from the coding sequence ATGAACACCATTGCGCTCATCGGCTTGCTTGGCGGCCTGATCACCGGCATCTCGCCGTGCATCCTGCCGGTGCTCCCGGTGATTTTTCTGTCCAGCATGGACGGCGGGACCAAGGCAAGCAGCCGTGGCTTGAACCCGGCGATGCGCCCGTACTTGGTGATCGCGGGGTTGGTGTGCAGCTTCAGCCTGGCCACCCTGATCGGGTCGGCGCTGCTCTCGGCTCTGCATCTGCCGCAGGACGCCATCCGCTGGACCGCCCTGGTGGTGCTGACCCTGATCGGTCTGGGATTGATCTTCCCGCCGCTGCAACACCTGATCGAGCGGCCGTTCGCCGCTCTCCCGCAACGCCAAAAAGGCAGCAGCACAGACGGTTTCGGTTTGGGTCTGACATTGGGCGCATTGTACGTACCGTGCGCGGGGCCGGTACTGGCCGCGATCGTGGTCGCGGGAGGCACGACGTCGCTGGGGCCCGCGACCTTCGTGTTGACCGCGACGTTCGCGCTCGGCAACGCGATACCCCTGTTGGCTTTCGCGCTGGCCGGACGCCAGGTCTCGCAACGCGTTACGGCGTTCCGTCGCCGACAGCGCCTCATTCAGATCGTCGGCGGGGTCATGATGATCGTGCTCGCGGTGGCGCTGGTCTTCAACCTGCCGGCGATGCTGCAGCGCGCCGTGCCCGATTACACGACGGCGATGCAGAATCGGCTCGGCGCCAACGATATTCAACGTTCGCTGATCACGAGCCGCCCAGCGGGCCCGACCACCGGTAGCGTGCTGGAGCTGAATCAGGGTAACTCGAGCAGCAGCGGGCTACCGACCAACTGCACCGACGGCGCCACCGAACTGCAGGAGTGCGGGCAGGCACCCGCCATCACCGGCATCACCGAATGGCTCAACACCCCGGACGGCAAACCGCTCGACCCCGCCGCGCTGCGCGGCAAGGTGGTGCTGATCGACTTCTGGGCCTACTCCTGCATCAACTGCCAACGCGCCATCCCACATGTCGTCGATTGGTACAACCGATATCGCGACAGCGGCTTGGTGGTCGTCGGGGTGCACACCCCCGAGTACGCCTTCGAGCGGGTCGCCGGCAACGTGGCCAGCGGTGCTGCCGGGCTGCACATCGACTACCCCATCGCGCTGGACAACGACTACGCGACCTGGAACGCGTTCAATAACATGTACTGGCCGGCCGAGTACCTGATCGACGCCAAAGGAACGCTGCGGCACACCAAGTTCGGCGAAGGCGACTACAACGACACCGAGAAACTGATCCGCCAACTGCTGGTCGACGCCAATCCGAACGCCGCGCTGGCGGCGCCGGTCAACGGGGCCGACACCACCCCGAAGACCAACCTCACCCCCGAGACCTACCTGGCGCCCGACAAGGCCACCACCTACGGGGGAGACGGCAGCTACCAGGCGGGCAGCACCGGGTTCAACTTCCCGGCGCAGCTGGCAAACGACAAATTCGCCCTGCGTGGCCGGTGGACCCTGGACGACCAGGGCATCACTGCCGAGAGCGACGACGACGCGATCCGGCTGAACTACACGGCCAAGAACGTCTTCGTCGTCGTCGGCGGCACCGGAACCATCACGACGACCCGCGACGGCAAGACCACCACCACACCGATCGGCGGCGTTCCCACGCTGCACGAAATCGTGTCCGATGGCGGCGCGCACCGCGATCAGCTCGACCTGCAAGTGAGCAAGGGCCTGCAGGTGTTCTCGTTCACTTTCGGTTAG
- a CDS encoding PPE family protein, with translation MTSPHFAWLPPEINSALLYAGPGSAPLHAAAEAWDGLAENLTSSASSFFSVASDLANGSWQGPSATAMLAVATQYVSWLKAAAAQAEATSSQASAIAGAFETALSATVQPAVVNANRALVRALASQNHLGQNAPTIMDIESAYEQMWATDVAAMSGYHADASAAAEQMAPWQNVMQNLGMQFNNGDLIFGPHSGTGNLAHHINTLANLDHTGSHVGSWLTDAPGTGFAHAVTSGPSSADLSASLLNSPTAGTGFNPGTANLGLLNNLGSGTIPTGLTAD, from the coding sequence GTGACGAGCCCGCATTTTGCGTGGTTGCCGCCAGAGATCAATTCGGCCCTCCTTTACGCCGGTCCTGGATCGGCGCCGCTGCATGCTGCTGCGGAAGCCTGGGATGGGCTAGCCGAGAACCTGACCTCGTCCGCATCTTCGTTCTTCTCCGTCGCATCGGATCTGGCCAACGGGTCATGGCAGGGCCCGTCAGCCACCGCGATGCTGGCCGTCGCGACCCAATACGTGAGCTGGCTCAAGGCGGCGGCGGCCCAGGCCGAAGCGACCTCCAGCCAGGCCTCGGCCATCGCGGGCGCGTTCGAGACGGCACTGTCGGCCACGGTGCAGCCGGCGGTGGTCAACGCCAATCGCGCCTTGGTGCGGGCATTGGCGTCGCAGAACCATCTGGGGCAGAACGCCCCCACGATCATGGACATCGAGTCCGCCTACGAGCAGATGTGGGCCACCGACGTGGCGGCGATGTCCGGGTATCACGCCGACGCGTCCGCGGCCGCCGAGCAGATGGCGCCGTGGCAGAACGTGATGCAAAACCTCGGCATGCAGTTCAACAACGGCGACCTGATCTTCGGGCCGCACTCGGGCACCGGGAACTTGGCGCACCACATCAACACGCTGGCCAACCTCGATCACACCGGCAGCCATGTCGGGTCCTGGCTGACCGACGCTCCGGGTACCGGATTCGCCCATGCCGTCACGAGCGGCCCGAGTTCGGCCGACCTCAGTGCGAGCCTGCTCAACTCGCCGACCGCGGGCACGGGTTTCAACCCGGGCACTGCGAACCTGGGCCTGCTCAACAACCTGGGCTCGGGCACCATCCCGACGGGTTTGACGGCGGACTGA
- a CDS encoding N-acyl-D-amino-acid deacylase family protein, with protein sequence MIYDLLLRNGTIVDGLGGEPYVGDVGVTGGVITAVGSDGILSGETAEREIDATGLLITPGFVDLHTHYDGQSIWSERLTPSSARGVTTVVMGNCGVGFAPCRQEDHDVLVDVMAGVEDIPGVVMTDGLPWSWETFPEYLDALESGRRDIDVAAYLPHSPLRVYVMGQRGANREAATADDLAKMRALAKEAMEVGALGFASSRLTIHKTESGSPIPSYDAAREEIDEIAKGVVDGGGGLLQFVPDIPAGGYQPVLQTVFDVAEEVGLPVTFTLVVANAGDPTWPDAINMVEKANAAGGDITAQLLPRPIGLIIGLQLTANPFVLYPSYQEIAHLPLAERVAEMRKPEVRARILADKPGEGHPILYVAQMWDWIFPLGENPNYEPDPADSIGARARARGVNPMEEAYDRLLDDDGRAMLLVATSNMERNTLNTVGELLHRDHVVLGLGDGGAHYGMICDASYSTFFLTHWARDRASGRFSVPEAVRELTSVPARVAGLADRGRIAVGYKADLNVIDHAALRLHKPVITYDLPAGGRRLDQTADGYVATIVSGEVIAENGKPTDARPGKLVRGRQTAPAPAP encoded by the coding sequence GTGATCTATGACCTTCTGCTTCGCAATGGCACGATCGTCGACGGGCTGGGGGGTGAGCCGTACGTCGGCGACGTCGGGGTAACCGGCGGGGTCATTACCGCGGTCGGTTCCGACGGCATTCTCAGCGGCGAGACCGCAGAGCGCGAGATCGACGCGACCGGCCTGCTGATCACGCCGGGCTTCGTCGACCTGCACACGCACTACGACGGCCAGTCCATCTGGTCGGAGCGCCTGACCCCCTCCTCGGCGCGCGGGGTGACCACCGTGGTGATGGGTAACTGCGGCGTCGGGTTCGCGCCATGCCGTCAGGAAGACCACGACGTGCTCGTCGACGTGATGGCTGGGGTCGAAGACATCCCGGGCGTCGTGATGACCGACGGCCTGCCGTGGAGCTGGGAGACCTTCCCCGAGTACCTCGACGCGCTGGAATCGGGCCGGCGTGACATCGACGTGGCCGCCTATCTTCCGCATTCGCCGCTGCGGGTCTACGTGATGGGCCAGCGCGGCGCCAACCGCGAAGCGGCCACCGCCGACGACCTGGCGAAGATGCGGGCGCTGGCCAAGGAGGCCATGGAGGTCGGGGCGCTGGGCTTCGCGTCGTCGCGGCTGACCATCCACAAGACCGAAAGCGGTTCGCCCATCCCGAGTTACGACGCCGCCCGCGAGGAGATCGATGAAATCGCCAAGGGCGTCGTCGACGGCGGCGGCGGGCTGCTGCAGTTCGTGCCCGACATTCCGGCCGGTGGCTACCAGCCGGTGCTGCAGACGGTGTTCGACGTTGCCGAGGAGGTCGGACTGCCGGTCACCTTCACTCTGGTCGTCGCCAACGCCGGCGACCCGACGTGGCCCGACGCGATCAACATGGTCGAGAAGGCCAACGCCGCCGGCGGCGACATCACTGCCCAGCTGCTGCCGCGCCCGATCGGGTTGATCATCGGGCTGCAGCTCACCGCCAACCCGTTCGTGCTGTACCCCAGCTACCAGGAGATCGCGCATCTGCCGCTGGCCGAGCGGGTCGCCGAGATGCGCAAGCCCGAGGTCCGCGCCCGCATCCTGGCCGACAAGCCCGGCGAGGGGCACCCGATCCTCTACGTCGCGCAGATGTGGGACTGGATCTTCCCGCTCGGCGAGAACCCCAACTACGAGCCGGACCCGGCGGACAGCATCGGCGCCCGGGCCAGGGCCCGCGGGGTGAACCCGATGGAGGAGGCCTACGACCGGCTACTCGACGACGACGGCCGCGCCATGCTCCTGGTCGCGACTAGCAACATGGAGCGCAACACGCTGAACACCGTCGGCGAGCTGCTGCACCGCGACCACGTAGTGCTCGGCCTCGGCGATGGCGGCGCCCACTACGGGATGATCTGCGACGCCAGCTACTCGACGTTCTTCCTGACGCACTGGGCGCGGGACCGGGCATCCGGGCGCTTCTCGGTTCCCGAGGCCGTCCGCGAGCTGACGTCGGTTCCGGCCCGGGTCGCCGGGCTGGCCGATCGCGGCCGAATCGCGGTCGGATACAAGGCCGATCTCAACGTGATCGACCACGCCGCGCTGCGCCTGCACAAGCCGGTGATCACCTACGACCTGCCCGCCGGTGGGCGCCGCCTGGACCAGACCGCGGACGGCTATGTCGCTACGATTGTGTCCGGTGAGGTGATCGCCGAAAACGGCAAACCCACCGATGCACGCCCCGGAAAGCTGGTCCGCGGACGCCAAACCGCGCCTGCACCCGCGCCATAA
- a CDS encoding anti-sigma factor: protein MTEPTDFELLELATPYALHAVSDEERADIDRRIATAPASIGTAFAEEVRAVRETMAVVSASTITEPPAHLRATVLALATPRRQKSQNRWRTTALISVAAAIVAGLTAFGVQTLLRPAPTQSVAARVMAAPDVRTVSRPLANGTATVVFSRDRGAGVLVMNNVPPPTPGTVYQMWLIDANGPTSAGTMNTAAVSPSTTATLSNLGKSTALAFTVEPGTGSPQPTSPILATLPLS, encoded by the coding sequence ATGACCGAACCCACCGACTTCGAGCTGCTCGAGCTGGCCACGCCGTATGCCCTGCACGCGGTGTCCGACGAGGAGCGCGCCGACATCGACCGGCGGATCGCGACCGCGCCGGCGTCGATCGGGACGGCCTTCGCCGAGGAAGTCCGCGCCGTGCGCGAAACGATGGCCGTCGTCTCGGCCTCGACCATCACCGAACCGCCGGCGCATCTGCGGGCCACCGTGCTGGCCCTGGCCACTCCGCGTCGTCAGAAGAGCCAAAATCGTTGGCGCACAACAGCATTGATATCCGTCGCGGCGGCGATCGTGGCGGGGCTGACGGCGTTCGGCGTGCAGACGCTGTTGCGCCCGGCGCCGACGCAGTCGGTGGCCGCGCGGGTGATGGCGGCCCCGGACGTGCGGACGGTGTCGCGCCCGCTGGCCAACGGGACGGCCACGGTGGTGTTCTCCCGCGACCGCGGCGCCGGAGTGCTGGTGATGAACAATGTGCCGCCACCGACTCCCGGCACCGTCTATCAGATGTGGTTGATCGACGCCAACGGCCCGACGTCCGCCGGCACGATGAACACCGCGGCCGTCTCGCCCTCGACGACGGCGACGCTGAGCAACCTCGGAAAGTCGACCGCCCTGGCGTTCACCGTCGAACCCGGCACGGGCTCCCCACAGCCGACCAGCCCGATCTTGGCGACCCTGCCGCTGAGCTAA
- a CDS encoding class I SAM-dependent methyltransferase, producing MTVSTIRNLSAAIDFNRWPAIAEVPSGPVSAVAAVAADRLLRRAAARLPMRVAYPDGTVVGAADRTAPTLVVHQPEAMARRIGRHGLIGFGESYMAGEWSSDDLPAVLTVFASSVGDLVPRPLQWLRPAAPAFRPRWWGASRDRARRNISEHYDLSNDMFAEFLDETMTYSCALFDRLPASAADLATAQERKIDRLLDIAGVHQGSRVLEIGTGWGELCIRAATRGAEVRSVTLSVEQQQLAQLRVAAAGLSDKVVIDLCDYRDVDGVYDAVVSVEMIEAVGFHAWQRYFATLERLVRPGGRVAIQAITMPHTRMMASRNTHTWIQKYIFPGGLLPSTRAISAITERRTGLRTVDMTSLRPHYAETLRIWREQFLKQRDRLAQLGFDEVFQRMWELYLAYSEAGFRSGYLNVYQWTFAREGYR from the coding sequence ATGACTGTATCGACCATCCGAAATCTTTCGGCGGCAATCGATTTCAATCGCTGGCCGGCGATCGCGGAGGTCCCGTCCGGGCCCGTGAGTGCGGTCGCGGCCGTCGCCGCCGATCGGCTGCTGCGGCGCGCGGCCGCACGCCTGCCGATGCGGGTGGCCTACCCCGACGGCACCGTCGTCGGTGCGGCCGACCGGACGGCACCGACCCTGGTTGTCCACCAGCCCGAGGCGATGGCACGCCGCATCGGGCGCCACGGCCTGATCGGGTTCGGCGAGTCCTACATGGCCGGCGAGTGGTCCTCGGATGACCTGCCCGCGGTGTTGACGGTATTCGCCAGCTCGGTGGGCGATCTGGTGCCGCGCCCGTTGCAATGGCTGCGCCCGGCCGCACCGGCCTTCCGCCCGCGATGGTGGGGCGCTAGCCGAGATCGGGCCCGGCGCAACATCTCCGAGCATTACGACCTGTCCAACGACATGTTCGCCGAATTCCTCGACGAGACGATGACATACTCCTGCGCGCTGTTCGACCGGCTGCCCGCCTCGGCGGCGGATCTGGCCACCGCGCAGGAACGCAAGATCGACCGGCTGCTCGACATCGCCGGCGTCCACCAGGGCAGCCGGGTGCTCGAAATCGGCACCGGGTGGGGAGAGCTGTGCATCCGCGCGGCCACGCGCGGAGCAGAGGTCCGCTCGGTCACCCTGTCGGTCGAGCAGCAACAGCTCGCGCAGCTTCGGGTTGCCGCGGCAGGGCTATCCGACAAGGTGGTGATCGACCTCTGCGACTACCGCGACGTCGACGGCGTCTACGATGCGGTGGTGTCGGTCGAGATGATCGAGGCGGTGGGATTCCATGCGTGGCAACGGTATTTCGCCACGCTCGAACGGCTGGTGCGACCGGGCGGGCGAGTGGCGATCCAGGCGATCACGATGCCGCACACCCGAATGATGGCCAGCCGCAACACGCACACCTGGATTCAGAAGTACATCTTCCCGGGTGGCCTGCTGCCGTCCACCCGGGCCATCTCCGCGATCACCGAGCGCCGCACCGGCTTACGCACGGTCGACATGACCTCGCTGCGCCCGCACTACGCCGAGACGCTGCGGATCTGGCGTGAACAGTTCCTCAAGCAGCGAGACCGGTTGGCGCAGTTGGGCTTCGACGAGGTGTTCCAGCGGATGTGGGAGCTGTACCTGGCGTATTCGGAGGCGGGCTTCCGGTCGGGGTACTTGAATGTCTACCAGTGGACGTTTGCGCGCGAGGGGTACCGATGA
- a CDS encoding DUF1365 domain-containing protein has translation MLTATKTPAIYRTTISHSRQAPVRHAFEYRSYSWYVDVDELPRLPWWLRPFARFRASDHFDNQQQGSLRDRLGAFFADRGLPAPEGRITALLQARVFGYVFNPLSVFWCHDREGRLRHVIAEVHNTYGGRHAYLLPPADLPVVTEKKFYVSPFNAVDGYYLVRAPRPDNEVDITIELRRDRQPAFVANMRGQRRPATAGQVAIMQIVSPLAPLVVAVRIRIQGIKLWLRRVPLVPR, from the coding sequence ATGCTGACGGCGACGAAGACGCCCGCGATCTACCGCACCACGATCAGTCATTCACGGCAGGCCCCGGTGCGACACGCGTTCGAATACCGAAGCTACAGCTGGTATGTCGACGTCGACGAGCTGCCGCGGCTGCCCTGGTGGCTACGACCGTTCGCCCGGTTCCGCGCCTCGGATCACTTCGACAATCAGCAGCAGGGCTCGCTGCGGGACCGGCTGGGCGCGTTCTTCGCCGATCGGGGTCTGCCTGCCCCCGAGGGCCGCATCACCGCGCTGCTGCAAGCACGGGTGTTCGGCTACGTCTTCAACCCGCTCAGCGTCTTTTGGTGCCACGACCGCGAGGGCCGGCTGCGTCACGTGATCGCCGAGGTGCACAACACCTACGGCGGGCGTCACGCCTACCTGTTACCCCCGGCCGACCTGCCGGTGGTCACCGAGAAGAAGTTCTACGTCTCGCCGTTCAACGCGGTCGACGGCTACTACCTGGTGCGAGCACCACGGCCGGACAACGAAGTCGACATCACCATCGAGCTGCGCCGCGACCGCCAGCCCGCGTTCGTGGCCAACATGCGCGGACAGCGGCGACCGGCGACCGCCGGGCAAGTCGCGATCATGCAAATCGTTTCGCCACTGGCACCGCTGGTGGTGGCCGTACGCATCCGAATTCAGGGGATCAAACTGTGGCTACGTCGAGTTCCGTTGGTACCGAGATGA
- a CDS encoding VOC family protein has product MIDHIGINCADYPKSQTFYDTVLAVLGYSRQLDFGEAIGYGRDGKPAFWIAQGAEMGSNRENHIAFAAADENAVRAFHEAALGLGAESLHEPRLWPEYHPGYFGAFVRDPDGNNVEAVYHGASSGS; this is encoded by the coding sequence GTGATCGACCACATCGGTATCAACTGCGCTGACTACCCGAAATCCCAGACTTTCTACGACACCGTGCTGGCGGTCCTGGGTTACTCCCGGCAGCTGGATTTCGGTGAGGCCATCGGATACGGCCGTGACGGCAAGCCGGCATTTTGGATCGCCCAGGGGGCCGAAATGGGATCCAATCGGGAGAACCACATCGCTTTTGCGGCCGCCGACGAAAATGCCGTGCGGGCGTTCCACGAGGCGGCGCTGGGACTGGGTGCCGAGTCGCTCCACGAGCCCAGGTTGTGGCCGGAATATCACCCCGGCTACTTCGGTGCGTTCGTGCGCGATCCGGACGGCAACAACGTCGAAGCGGTCTACCACGGCGCTTCTTCGGGCTCGTAG
- a CDS encoding DUF1295 domain-containing protein produces MSNVSWVQNLAEVSGASVLVLAVVHSVAFTIGRRIGRYNVVDVAWGIGFVAIAAVAAALGQGAEIRRWLLLALVTIWGARLSWHIHRKTAGKGEDPRYAAMLRHATTATVVRKVFVLQALITWFVSFPLQLSAVTGPTPTPLTAALGVTVWLVGITFEAVGDRQLAVFKSDPANRGVVMDRGLWAWTRHPNYFGDATVWWGLWLITLNSWWSLATVGSPLLMTYFLVYVTGARLTEKLMAGRPGFAEYQQRTACFVPRPPRPARR; encoded by the coding sequence ATGAGCAACGTGAGCTGGGTGCAGAATCTGGCCGAGGTGTCCGGCGCCTCGGTTTTGGTTCTAGCCGTGGTGCATTCGGTCGCGTTCACCATCGGCAGGCGCATCGGCCGCTACAACGTCGTCGACGTGGCGTGGGGCATCGGCTTCGTCGCGATCGCCGCCGTCGCCGCGGCACTCGGCCAAGGCGCGGAGATCCGGCGCTGGCTGCTGCTGGCGCTGGTGACGATCTGGGGCGCGCGGCTGAGCTGGCACATCCACCGCAAGACGGCCGGCAAGGGCGAGGATCCGCGCTATGCCGCGATGTTGCGCCACGCCACGACCGCAACGGTGGTGCGCAAAGTCTTTGTGCTGCAGGCGTTGATCACCTGGTTCGTCTCCTTCCCCCTGCAACTCTCGGCGGTGACCGGACCCACCCCGACACCCCTCACCGCGGCGCTGGGTGTCACGGTGTGGTTGGTGGGGATCACCTTCGAAGCGGTGGGCGACCGGCAGCTGGCGGTGTTCAAGTCCGACCCGGCCAATCGGGGCGTGGTGATGGACCGTGGCCTGTGGGCGTGGACGCGTCACCCCAACTACTTCGGCGACGCCACCGTGTGGTGGGGGCTGTGGCTGATCACCCTCAACAGTTGGTGGTCGTTGGCGACCGTAGGCTCGCCCCTGCTGATGACGTACTTCCTGGTTTACGTGACCGGTGCCCGGCTGACCGAGAAATTGATGGCCGGCCGGCCCGGCTTCGCGGAATATCAGCAAAGAACCGCGTGTTTTGTCCCACGACCACCGCGGCCGGCACGGCGGTAA
- a CDS encoding NAD(P)/FAD-dependent oxidoreductase encodes MDSSHTRSVAVIGSGVAGLTAAYVLSGRDRVTLYEADARLGGHAHTHFVDDGGRVIGVDSAFLVHNDRTYPTLCRLFSELGVTTQESEMSMSVRADEIGLEYAGALGASGLFACKQSLRPRYLRMLAEITRFHRAAARLLREESSEPEDAETLDSFLRRHRFSPYFIDYFITPLVAAVWSCAGDDALRYPARYLFVFLDHHGMLSVFGSPTWRTVTGGSAHYVQAVAARLAEVSTGTPVNSLRRVRDGVWVQAGSNAPRLFDAAVVAVHPDQALLLLDDPNPWERAVLGAIPYSTNQAQLHTDESVLPRRRRARASWNYLVTPGKDHVVVSYDVSRLMRLDGNRRYLVTLGGHDIVDPASVIAEMTYDHPLYTPESVAAQALLPTLDSDRVAFAGAYHGWGFHEDGAASGLAAARHLGADWPTATRCEAVARC; translated from the coding sequence GTGGACTCGTCACACACACGGTCGGTTGCCGTCATTGGCAGCGGCGTGGCCGGCCTCACCGCCGCCTACGTCCTGTCCGGCCGCGACCGCGTCACCCTGTACGAAGCCGACGCGCGGCTCGGCGGTCACGCGCACACCCATTTCGTGGACGACGGCGGCCGGGTGATTGGCGTCGACTCGGCGTTCCTGGTGCACAACGACCGGACGTATCCGACGCTGTGCCGCCTGTTCAGCGAACTCGGGGTGACCACTCAGGAGTCCGAGATGTCGATGTCGGTGCGCGCCGACGAGATCGGGCTCGAATACGCCGGCGCGCTGGGCGCCAGTGGGTTGTTCGCGTGTAAACAGTCGCTGCGCCCACGCTACTTGCGGATGCTTGCCGAGATCACCCGCTTCCACCGCGCCGCGGCGCGGCTACTGCGCGAGGAGAGCTCCGAGCCGGAAGACGCCGAGACGCTGGACTCCTTCCTGCGCCGGCACCGCTTCTCGCCGTATTTCATCGACTATTTCATCACCCCGCTGGTGGCAGCCGTATGGTCGTGTGCCGGCGACGACGCCCTGCGCTACCCGGCTCGCTACCTGTTCGTCTTCCTCGACCACCACGGCATGCTGTCGGTGTTCGGCTCCCCCACCTGGCGCACCGTGACCGGGGGCTCGGCGCACTACGTTCAGGCCGTTGCGGCCCGGCTCGCCGAGGTGTCGACCGGAACGCCGGTGAACTCGCTACGGCGGGTACGCGACGGCGTGTGGGTGCAGGCGGGCAGCAACGCGCCGCGGCTGTTCGACGCGGCGGTCGTCGCCGTGCATCCCGACCAGGCGCTGCTGCTGCTCGACGATCCGAATCCGTGGGAGCGCGCGGTGCTGGGCGCGATCCCGTACTCGACCAACCAGGCGCAGCTGCACACCGACGAATCGGTGCTCCCCCGGCGTCGCCGGGCGCGCGCATCGTGGAATTACCTGGTTACCCCCGGGAAGGACCATGTCGTAGTCAGCTATGACGTCAGCAGACTCATGCGGCTGGATGGGAACCGCCGGTACCTGGTGACCCTGGGCGGCCACGACATCGTCGATCCGGCCTCGGTGATCGCCGAAATGACTTACGACCATCCGCTATACACGCCCGAATCCGTTGCGGCACAGGCATTATTGCCGACCCTCGACAGCGACCGGGTGGCCTTCGCGGGCGCCTATCACGGCTGGGGTTTCCACGAAGACGGCGCCGCCTCCGGCCTGGCCGCGGCACGGCACCTCGGTGCGGATTGGCCGACGGCGACCCGCTGCGAGGCGGTGGCGCGATGCTGA
- a CDS encoding mycothiol transferase, with amino-acid sequence MSDTDAAARELLRDAFTRLIEHVDELTEGLTDELSNYRPAPDANTIAWLIWHSARVQDIQLAHVAGVEEVWTRDGWVDRFALDLPRRDTGYGHSAADVAKVRAPADLLSGYYHAVHKLSCEYIAGVTADELSRVVDTNWEPPVTASARLVSIIDDCAQHLGQAAYVRGIAS; translated from the coding sequence ATGTCGGATACCGATGCTGCCGCCCGCGAGTTACTCCGTGATGCGTTCACCCGGTTGATCGAACACGTCGACGAGCTCACCGAGGGACTGACTGACGAGCTGTCCAACTATCGACCGGCGCCGGACGCCAACACCATCGCCTGGCTGATCTGGCACAGCGCCCGGGTGCAGGACATCCAGCTGGCCCACGTGGCCGGCGTCGAGGAGGTCTGGACCCGAGACGGCTGGGTCGACCGCTTCGCGCTGGACCTGCCGCGCCGCGACACCGGCTACGGCCACAGCGCCGCGGACGTCGCGAAGGTGCGCGCCCCCGCCGACCTGCTGTCCGGCTACTACCACGCGGTGCACAAGCTTTCGTGTGAGTACATCGCCGGCGTCACCGCCGACGAGTTGTCCCGCGTCGTCGACACCAATTGGGAGCCGCCGGTGACGGCCAGCGCGCGGTTGGTGAGCATCATCGACGACTGCGCCCAGCACCTCGGCCAAGCCGCCTACGTTCGGGGCATCGCGTCGTAG